The Mauremys reevesii isolate NIE-2019 linkage group 1, ASM1616193v1, whole genome shotgun sequence genome has a segment encoding these proteins:
- the LOC120405597 gene encoding potassium voltage-gated channel subfamily A member 6-like has product MRAEEPLTLAGAGGGGCGEAEAAGEDRSGSGSCCSSERLVINISGLRFETQLRTLSLFPDTLLGDPSRRMRFFDPLRNEYFFDRNRPSFDAILYYYQSGGRLRRPVHVPLDIFMEEIRFYQLGEEAIETFREDEGFIQEEEKPLPQQHFQRQLWLLFEYPESSGPARGIAIVSVLVILISIVIFCLETLPEFRQESKGAPPGFAEGTHQDNQMFLLPEQPNGTPSPMHPSPRASPFFTDPFFLIETLCIIWFSFELLVRFFACPSKPEFSRNIMNIIDIVAIIPYFITLGTELAQEQQKKQQPRTAINNNGGQQQAMSLAILRVIRLVRVFRIFKLSRHSKGLQILGKTLQASMRELGLLIFFLFIGVILFSSAVYFAETDDPESLFTSIPDAFWWAVVTMTTVGYGDMYPMTIGGKIVGSLCAIAGVLTIALPVPVIVSNFNYFYHRETEQEEQCQYTHVTCGQQQSPFSEPKKGDSNQSLSKSEFLEAEDLESMKYPNFIPTSNQGYRGKKMLTEV; this is encoded by the coding sequence ATGAGGGCGGAGGAGCCCCTGACTCTGGCAGGGGCCGGGGGCGGCGGCTGCGGAGAGGCGGAGGCTGCCGGGGAGGACCGGAGCGGTAgcggcagctgctgcagcagcgagCGCCTGGTGATCAACATCTCCGGGCTGCGCTTCGAGACCCAGCTGCGGACCCTGTCGCTCTTCCCGGACACGCTGCTGGGGGACCCGAGCCGCCGGATGCGCTTCTTCGACCCGCTGCGCAACGAGTACTTCTTCGATCGGAACCGGCCCAGCTTCGACGCCATCCTCTATTACTACCAGTCCGGGGGCCGGCTCCGCAGGCCAGTCCATGTGCCCCTGGACATCTTCATGGAGGAGATCCGCTTCTACCAGCTGGGCGAAGAGGCCATCGAGACCTTCCGGGAGGACGAGGGCTTCatccaggaggaggagaagcccctGCCTCAACAGCACTTCCAGCGCCAGTTGTGGCTCCTTTTCGAGTACCCGGAGAGCTCTGGGCCGGCCCGGGGCATCGCCATCGTCTCGGTGCTGGTGATCCTCATCTCCATAGTCATCTTCTGCCTGGAGACCCTGCCCGAGTTCCGCCAGGAGAGCAAGGGCGCACCGCCGGGCTTTGCGGAGGGCACACACCAGGACAACCAGATGTTCTTGCTCCCTGAGCAGCCAAATGGCACCCCATCTCCGATGCACCCCTCTCCCAGGGCAAGCCCTTTCTTCACAGACCCCTTCTTCCTCATTGAGACCCTGTGCATCATCTGGTTCTCTTTTGAGCTGCTGGTGCGCTTCTTCGCCTGCCCCAGCAAGCCCGAGTTCTCCAGGAACATCATGAACATTATAGACATCGTGGCCATCATCCCCTACTTCATCACCCTGGGCACTGAGCTGGCTCAGGAGCAGCAGAAAAAACAGCAGCCTAGGACTGCCATTAACAACAACGGGGGCCAGCAGCAAGCCATGTCCCTGGCCATCCTCAGAGTCATCCGCCTGGTCAGGGTCTTCAGGATCTTCAAGCTCTCCAGACACTCCAAGGGGCTGCAGATCCTGGGGAAAACTCTCCAGGCCAGCATGAGAGAGCTCGGACTCCtcatcttttttcttttcatcGGTGTGATCCTCTTCTCTAGTGCCGTGTATTTTGCTGAGACTGATGACCCAGAATCTTTGTTCACCAGTATCCCCGATGCTTTCTGGTGGGCAGTAGTGACCATGACCACTGTGGGCTATGGGGACATGTACCCTATGACAATCGGGGGCAAGATTGTGGGCTCCTTGTGTGCCATCGCTGGGGTGCTGACCATAGCCCTGCCCGTACCTGTTATTGTGTCCAACTTCAACTATTTCTACCACCGAGAAACTGAGCAGGAGGAGCAGTGCCAGTACACCCATGTCACCTGTGGCCAGCAGCAATCTCCTTTCTCGGAGCCTAAAAAGGGGGACAGTAATCAGTCCCTCAGTAAATCAGAATTTCTGGAGGCAGAAGATTTAGAATCTATGAAATATCCCAACTTCATTCCAACCAGCAACCAGGGCTACAGAGGGAAGAAAATGCTGACAGAAGTGTGA